From Thalassotalea euphylliae, the proteins below share one genomic window:
- a CDS encoding DUF3450 domain-containing protein produces MSKISKKSLIASTIAGVFALAGSNIAAADALTDLQKAEAKIFKASAKSQSKIDSIYEQTQDLLAEYRTTVDEAEVLKGYNDHVQRMVDDQNANIASLQRQIDGIDKIKQGVVPLMYKMIDILEKFVDLDVPMNLENRKERIAGLRDVMADSNITTSEQFRLVLEAYEIEANYGTVFDAYQGELDLGDRTITADFVHMGRVALIAQSLDYKQAWVWNNASRSWDELGEEYTKTITDTIRMARKQLPMDLTKLPVFAAGAQ; encoded by the coding sequence ATGTCCAAAATAAGTAAAAAAAGCCTTATCGCATCGACGATAGCGGGTGTTTTTGCATTGGCTGGTAGCAATATCGCTGCTGCTGATGCGTTAACTGATTTACAAAAAGCTGAAGCAAAAATCTTCAAAGCATCAGCTAAATCACAAAGCAAGATCGATAGCATCTACGAACAAACTCAAGACTTACTAGCTGAGTACCGCACAACGGTTGACGAAGCTGAAGTTTTAAAAGGCTACAATGATCACGTTCAACGCATGGTTGATGACCAAAATGCGAACATCGCATCATTACAACGTCAAATCGATGGTATCGATAAAATCAAGCAAGGCGTTGTACCGCTAATGTACAAAATGATCGACATATTAGAAAAATTTGTTGATCTTGACGTACCAATGAATCTGGAAAACCGTAAAGAGCGCATTGCTGGTTTACGCGATGTGATGGCAGATTCTAACATCACTACTTCTGAGCAGTTCCGCTTAGTACTTGAAGCGTACGAAATTGAAGCTAACTACGGTACCGTATTTGACGCTTACCAAGGTGAGTTAGACTTAGGTGACCGTACGATCACCGCTGACTTCGTTCACATGGGTCGCGTTGCGCTTATTGCACAATCTCTTGATTACAAACAAGCTTGGGTTTGGAACAACGCATCTCGTTCGTGGGATGAGTTAGGTGAAGAGTACACTAAGACTATCACTGACACTAT